A stretch of the Mycobacterium shigaense genome encodes the following:
- a CDS encoding UDP-glucose dehydrogenase family protein: MKISVIGCGYVGLVTGACLADSGNDVVCVDIDRAKVDELLAGGVPIYEPGLAELIARNRENGSIDFTTDLRRGIEHGDVIFIAVATPMSDGGEADLSYVHAAASDIGTHLDRYKVIVDKSTVPVGTAGQVREIIRGKTSHEFDVVSNPEFLKEGTAVTDFMKPDRVIVGSDSKRAVDIMRELYEPYLRTFHPLIVMDVKSAEMAKYAANCFLATKISFINEISNLCEKAGADIGAVREAIGADRRIGYEFLFPGVGYGGSCLPKDVQALIHTAAGLGADMRLLRAVDQVNTEQKATLVAKIVAHFGDGQPAGDLTGLRIGVWGLSFKPQTDDMREAASLVIVRRLLDLGATVRAFDPEASVRAKEALGDAIEYAPNMYEAIEGADALVLITEWKQFHRPSWQRVKSAMRGHVVFDGRNIYDPKRLRNEGFDYYGMGRH; this comes from the coding sequence TTGAAGATTTCGGTAATCGGCTGTGGTTACGTCGGCCTCGTCACGGGCGCCTGCCTGGCGGATAGCGGCAATGACGTCGTTTGCGTCGATATCGACCGAGCGAAAGTGGACGAGCTGCTGGCTGGCGGGGTTCCGATTTACGAACCCGGCCTGGCCGAATTGATCGCCAGGAACCGGGAAAACGGGTCCATCGACTTCACGACCGACCTCCGGCGGGGTATCGAACACGGCGACGTGATCTTCATCGCCGTCGCCACACCGATGAGCGACGGTGGTGAGGCCGACCTGTCCTACGTGCACGCCGCGGCGAGCGATATCGGGACGCACCTGGACCGCTACAAGGTGATCGTCGACAAGTCGACCGTCCCCGTCGGCACCGCCGGCCAAGTGCGCGAGATCATCCGCGGCAAGACCTCGCACGAGTTCGACGTCGTGTCCAATCCCGAGTTCCTCAAGGAAGGCACCGCGGTCACCGACTTCATGAAGCCGGACCGCGTGATAGTCGGCAGCGATTCCAAGCGCGCGGTGGACATCATGCGGGAGTTGTACGAGCCGTATCTGCGTACCTTCCATCCGCTGATCGTCATGGACGTCAAGAGCGCCGAGATGGCCAAGTACGCGGCCAACTGCTTTCTTGCGACGAAGATTTCGTTCATCAACGAGATCTCCAACCTGTGTGAGAAGGCCGGGGCGGATATCGGGGCGGTGCGGGAAGCCATCGGGGCCGACCGGCGTATCGGCTACGAATTCCTGTTTCCCGGTGTGGGGTACGGCGGTTCCTGCCTGCCGAAAGACGTTCAGGCCCTGATACATACCGCCGCCGGTCTGGGGGCTGACATGCGCCTGCTGCGCGCCGTCGACCAGGTTAACACCGAGCAGAAGGCGACCCTGGTCGCCAAGATCGTCGCCCATTTCGGGGACGGGCAGCCCGCGGGCGACCTGACGGGCCTGCGGATCGGGGTGTGGGGGCTCAGCTTCAAGCCGCAGACCGACGACATGCGCGAGGCCGCCTCCCTGGTCATTGTGCGGCGGCTGCTCGACCTCGGTGCTACGGTGCGGGCGTTCGACCCGGAGGCCAGCGTGCGAGCCAAGGAGGCACTGGGGGATGCGATCGAATACGCGCCGAACATGTACGAGGCCATCGAGGGCGCCGACGCGCTAGTGCTGATCACCGAGTGGAAGCAGTTCCACCGGCCGTCCTGGCAACGTGTCAAATCGGCGATGCGCGGCCACGTCGTCTTCGACGGCCGCAACATCTATGATCCAAAGCGCTTGCGGAACGAGGGGTTTGACTACTACGGCATGGGCCGACACTAA
- a CDS encoding O-antigen ligase family protein, with protein sequence MIPYLQSRHRLAVNAALLSAFMFVCFVYGVLSVRLTTEGTLLIAATFCLVVYWVKPELMIAVALIGAFAALPQGLHVGKVIGPAVIYAYLVAAILAICYLLPKVRLRFVDYLLPAMFAFVVAVSTAAGFETGSEALVVLRESITLLEIPVGFILGLVIVYGGHIRWTIYVTIAILWFSAGMAIVSSLHAIRLAGRAESLTGVSGADHALRIILLTQTPATAVLSALVAAAIVGVHRSSLFLTLGPPALVISLLSFSRNTLISMGVAAAVALLASPSWKTLRHTAVVGVVSGVLVAVTIPGSLFLLKNSAAGIWLADQFSAFNQRVLGGVSSKALAVDESALERLREDALLNATIAKAPVFGHGLGYKYQAPNGTDEFATTFYPAYSHNFYLWWVAKGGAVGMAAFAVFALVPLIRALRRRTPAAKISAAVSMGLLAISAVWPLPEMPSDSLALGLALGSTMAFAGLRETARDADPVEVGAGPTLVGASASH encoded by the coding sequence GTGATCCCTTACTTGCAGAGTCGCCACCGCCTGGCGGTCAACGCGGCTCTGCTGTCGGCGTTCATGTTCGTTTGCTTCGTGTACGGCGTGCTGTCGGTGCGTCTGACCACCGAAGGAACGCTGCTGATCGCCGCGACGTTCTGCCTGGTCGTCTACTGGGTCAAACCGGAGCTGATGATCGCCGTCGCGCTGATCGGCGCCTTCGCGGCGCTGCCCCAAGGCCTGCACGTCGGCAAGGTCATCGGCCCGGCGGTGATCTACGCCTACCTCGTGGCGGCGATCCTGGCGATCTGCTACCTGTTGCCGAAGGTCCGCCTTCGGTTCGTCGACTATCTGTTGCCCGCGATGTTCGCCTTCGTGGTGGCGGTCTCGACCGCGGCCGGATTCGAGACCGGCAGTGAGGCATTGGTCGTGCTGCGTGAATCGATCACGCTGCTCGAGATCCCCGTCGGCTTCATCCTCGGACTGGTCATCGTCTACGGCGGACACATCCGATGGACGATCTACGTCACGATCGCGATTCTGTGGTTTTCCGCGGGGATGGCTATCGTGAGCTCGTTGCACGCCATCCGGCTGGCCGGCCGGGCCGAGAGCCTCACCGGGGTTTCCGGCGCCGACCACGCCCTGCGCATCATCCTGCTCACCCAGACGCCGGCGACCGCCGTGCTGAGCGCACTGGTGGCCGCCGCGATCGTCGGTGTGCACAGGTCCTCGTTGTTTCTGACGCTGGGCCCGCCCGCGCTGGTCATTTCGCTGCTGTCCTTCTCCCGCAACACGCTGATCTCGATGGGCGTGGCCGCCGCCGTCGCCCTGCTCGCCAGCCCGAGCTGGAAGACGCTGCGCCACACCGCCGTCGTCGGTGTGGTCAGCGGCGTGCTCGTGGCAGTGACGATTCCGGGTTCGTTGTTCCTGCTCAAGAATTCTGCGGCCGGGATATGGCTTGCCGATCAATTCAGCGCATTCAACCAGCGGGTGCTCGGCGGGGTGTCGTCCAAGGCGCTCGCCGTGGACGAATCGGCGCTGGAAAGGCTGCGGGAAGACGCACTGTTGAACGCCACGATCGCCAAGGCGCCAGTATTCGGCCACGGCCTGGGCTATAAGTACCAGGCGCCGAACGGGACCGACGAGTTCGCCACGACGTTCTACCCGGCCTACTCCCACAATTTCTATCTGTGGTGGGTGGCCAAAGGCGGGGCGGTCGGCATGGCTGCGTTCGCCGTGTTCGCCCTCGTGCCGCTGATCCGGGCGCTGCGCCGGCGCACGCCGGCGGCGAAGATCAGCGCGGCGGTCAGCATGGGCCTGCTGGCGATATCCGCCGTGTGGCCGCTGCCGGAAATGCCGTCGGACTCCCTGGCGCTCGGCTTGGCCCTCGGATCGACCATGGCGTTCGCGGGCCTGCGCGAGACCGCCCGGGACGCGGACCCGGTCGAGGTCGGTGCCGGGCCGACGTTGGTCGGCGCGTCCGCTTCCCATTGA
- a CDS encoding aldo/keto reductase has protein sequence MQISAVGFGCGGLMQSPFRRERMAVLGSAVDHGITHFDTARMYGLGMAEAELGAFLRTVNRDSVTVATKFGIEVGGAARRLGRFQAPARAVLRKTPALRRAVKRRQEPDQTTRLYDAARAARSLDESLAALGVDYVDILFVHGPRPADIVATEELGEFFERARRQGKIRAWGVSQDEGLEVDFAAAFAPRGVSQVRGDLLDPPPRPADLGFGVFNRSYTTLCAALRADARLAGHWCDTLQADPLAPGMLPRLILASSATGTGCRAILYSSTDPRRVADAAGAVSAPPDEETRTRFLALVEQFRRGPP, from the coding sequence GTGCAGATCAGCGCCGTCGGTTTCGGGTGCGGGGGTTTGATGCAGTCGCCGTTCCGCAGGGAGCGGATGGCCGTGCTGGGCAGCGCGGTCGACCACGGCATCACCCACTTCGACACCGCGCGGATGTACGGGCTCGGGATGGCCGAGGCCGAACTGGGGGCGTTCTTGCGCACCGTGAATCGCGACTCGGTGACAGTGGCCACCAAGTTCGGCATCGAGGTCGGGGGCGCGGCCCGGCGGCTCGGCCGCTTCCAGGCTCCGGCGCGCGCGGTGCTGCGCAAGACGCCGGCGTTGCGGCGCGCCGTCAAGCGGCGCCAGGAACCGGACCAGACCACGCGGTTGTACGACGCGGCCCGCGCGGCACGCAGCCTGGACGAGAGCCTCGCGGCGCTGGGTGTCGACTACGTCGACATCCTGTTCGTCCACGGCCCGAGGCCCGCGGACATCGTCGCAACCGAGGAACTCGGCGAGTTCTTCGAGCGGGCCCGCCGGCAGGGCAAGATTCGTGCCTGGGGCGTGTCCCAGGACGAAGGGCTCGAGGTCGATTTCGCCGCCGCGTTCGCACCCCGGGGCGTGAGCCAGGTTCGCGGCGACCTGCTAGATCCTCCGCCGCGCCCGGCCGATCTCGGATTCGGCGTATTCAACCGGTCGTACACCACCCTGTGCGCCGCGTTGCGCGCGGATGCGCGGCTGGCCGGACACTGGTGCGACACACTGCAGGCCGACCCGCTGGCACCCGGCATGCTGCCGAGGCTGATCCTGGCGTCTTCGGCCACCGGGACGGGCTGTCGCGCGATTCTGTACAGCAGCACCGACCCGCGCCGTGTCGCCGACGCGGCGGGCGCCGTCTCCGCGCCGCCGGACGAGGAGACCCGCACCAGGTTTCTCGCCCTCGTCGAGCAGTTCCGACGGGGCCCCCCGTGA
- a CDS encoding glycosyltransferase family 4 protein encodes MISVVHVGPDVYSFGGTQTVIRVIRDHKMGADEIRVLSTWDGRHHAKNFVLTARAGAALARVPRTTIVHFHISDGGAWLREGTLIRLAKARGLRIVATLQGADVAREVLQHRRFIGATLRRADHLIVFSDEARASVGQLAPGVPSTISVNPAPIDWDAPAAGRTPPVALFAGTIGLRKGVDTLAAAWQLLLDEGIEGECRVVGPIDDYTPPPLERFSVEPAVHPDAIPGLIRTARVVVLPSRAEAMPLIVTEALAGARPVVATPVSGTPGIVPDPKMLVPVDDPPALAAAIARYLRDPELAERDGLKGQAHIAATRSPEVIGAELRRIYESLGVGTN; translated from the coding sequence ATGATCAGCGTTGTACACGTCGGGCCCGACGTGTACAGCTTCGGCGGGACGCAGACCGTGATCCGGGTGATCCGCGACCACAAGATGGGCGCGGACGAGATCCGCGTCCTGTCCACCTGGGACGGGCGGCATCACGCGAAGAATTTCGTTCTGACCGCGCGCGCGGGGGCCGCGCTTGCCCGGGTACCGCGCACGACTATCGTGCACTTCCACATCTCGGATGGCGGAGCGTGGCTGCGTGAGGGCACGCTGATTCGACTGGCCAAGGCGCGGGGCCTGCGGATCGTTGCGACCCTGCAGGGCGCCGACGTCGCCAGGGAAGTCCTGCAGCACCGCCGCTTCATCGGAGCCACGCTGCGCCGCGCGGACCACCTGATCGTCTTCTCGGACGAGGCGCGGGCCAGCGTTGGGCAGTTGGCGCCTGGTGTGCCCAGCACCATCTCGGTGAACCCGGCCCCGATCGACTGGGATGCGCCCGCGGCCGGCAGGACGCCACCCGTCGCGCTGTTCGCCGGCACCATCGGCCTGCGTAAGGGTGTCGACACCCTTGCCGCGGCTTGGCAACTGCTGCTGGACGAGGGCATCGAAGGGGAGTGCCGGGTTGTCGGCCCGATCGACGACTACACCCCGCCACCGCTAGAGCGCTTCTCGGTGGAGCCCGCGGTGCACCCGGACGCCATCCCCGGATTGATTCGCACCGCCCGGGTGGTCGTTCTGCCCTCCCGCGCCGAGGCGATGCCGCTGATCGTGACCGAGGCCCTCGCCGGCGCGCGACCGGTCGTGGCAACCCCCGTCTCCGGCACGCCGGGCATCGTGCCCGACCCGAAAATGCTTGTCCCCGTTGATGATCCGCCGGCCCTGGCGGCGGCAATCGCCCGCTACCTGCGCGACCCGGAACTGGCCGAGCGGGACGGTCTGAAGGGGCAGGCGCACATCGCGGCGACCCGCAGCCCGGAAGTCATCGGCGCAGAGCTGCGCAGGATCTACGAGAGCCTCGGTGTTGGAACGAATTGA
- a CDS encoding polysaccharide biosynthesis tyrosine autokinase, whose amino-acid sequence MDFRTFVRILLAHWKLAMTALLMCTIGAAAITALQTKHYQSSATVLISFSGATDLTELYNGTLTAQERLSSYAQIAGGRTVAEKAISQLQVPLTVDDLVANTAVKYTAKSMLFTITVKDTEPRRAAALAGAMADQFVAIVPTLAMSSRPGPPGTTAPGAPPTETETTPPLPPGQTEVPGVQQFNGKPVPVARARVIEPPRVPEHAYSPAPVRNMAMGLVAGLLLAVSVALVRETTDRTVRSREKLEQLSGVPTLGELPGKRGGVARFGTDVIFDDAVRDLRARLRRAMGPEGRRVLVVAPFGGEGTTTTVLNLARAFAELGEDVLVIEGDTRRPVIAGLLNVESGEGLASALAYPRSAAEVVKPSPIARLFILASRSARRETSSVSVFAPEVIDNVLVDLSSRFARVVVDGPPVLATADAALLAGAVQATLLVVRAGRTTIDELNDALTTLRAAGAHIVGTVLTEARPAIHSRAAAKAYRAKVSGPA is encoded by the coding sequence ATGGATTTCCGTACCTTTGTCCGGATTCTGCTCGCGCACTGGAAGCTGGCGATGACCGCGCTACTGATGTGCACGATCGGCGCCGCAGCCATTACCGCCCTGCAGACCAAGCACTACCAGTCCTCGGCCACCGTCCTCATCTCGTTCTCCGGCGCCACCGACCTGACCGAGCTGTACAACGGCACGCTCACCGCGCAGGAGCGGTTGTCCTCCTACGCCCAGATCGCCGGCGGACGGACCGTGGCGGAGAAAGCGATCAGCCAGCTTCAGGTCCCGCTCACCGTCGACGACCTGGTGGCCAACACCGCGGTGAAATACACCGCGAAGTCGATGCTGTTCACGATCACCGTCAAAGACACCGAGCCGCGCCGGGCCGCAGCGCTGGCGGGAGCGATGGCTGACCAGTTCGTCGCGATCGTCCCGACACTGGCGATGAGCTCCCGGCCGGGGCCGCCGGGAACGACGGCGCCCGGCGCGCCCCCGACGGAGACCGAAACGACGCCGCCCCTGCCGCCGGGCCAGACCGAAGTGCCCGGCGTGCAACAGTTCAACGGCAAACCGGTGCCGGTGGCGCGGGCCCGGGTGATCGAGCCGCCGCGGGTGCCCGAGCATGCTTACAGCCCGGCGCCGGTGCGCAACATGGCGATGGGGCTCGTCGCCGGTCTGCTGCTCGCCGTGTCGGTGGCGCTGGTGCGCGAGACCACCGATCGCACCGTGCGCAGCCGCGAGAAGCTTGAACAGCTTTCGGGCGTGCCGACGTTGGGTGAGTTGCCCGGCAAGCGGGGCGGCGTGGCACGGTTCGGCACCGACGTCATCTTCGACGACGCGGTCCGCGACCTGCGCGCCCGGCTGCGCCGGGCGATGGGCCCCGAGGGCCGCCGGGTGCTGGTGGTGGCGCCGTTCGGCGGCGAAGGGACCACGACTACCGTGCTGAACCTGGCGCGGGCGTTCGCCGAACTCGGCGAGGACGTCCTGGTCATCGAGGGCGACACCCGCCGGCCCGTCATCGCCGGTTTGCTGAACGTCGAGTCGGGCGAGGGCCTGGCCAGCGCGCTGGCCTACCCGCGCAGCGCCGCCGAGGTCGTGAAGCCGTCGCCGATAGCTCGGCTGTTCATCCTCGCGTCCCGGTCGGCCCGCCGGGAGACGTCGTCGGTCAGCGTGTTCGCGCCCGAAGTGATCGACAACGTCCTGGTGGACTTGTCGTCGCGGTTCGCCAGGGTCGTCGTCGACGGCCCGCCCGTGCTGGCGACCGCCGACGCCGCCCTGTTGGCCGGCGCCGTGCAAGCCACGCTGCTGGTGGTGCGGGCCGGTCGGACCACCATCGACGAACTCAACGACGCGTTGACCACGCTGCGCGCGGCCGGCGCCCATATCGTCGGCACCGTCCTGACCGAGGCGCGGCCCGCCATTCACAGCCGGGCGGCGGCCAAGGCGTACCGGGCAAAGGTCAGCGGGCCGGCGTGA
- a CDS encoding UDP-glucuronic acid decarboxylase family protein, whose amino-acid sequence MRALVAGAAGFLGSHLCDRLRRDRVEVIGVDNFYTGRRENLAHLVRDPGFSFFDHDVTLPLEAAEVPGPLDFIFNLACPGSPFAFQRDPVFTLDTNYLGTRHLLELALAKNAVVLQASTSEIYGDPTIHPQDEGYWGNVNCFGPRACYDEGKRVAETLMLEYARAFGARIKVVRIFNTYGPRMDPDDGRIVSQFIVQALRGQPITVFGDGSQTRTFCYVEDLIDGLVKMAKSDSSFTGPVNLGGLAELTVLETARMIKDMTGSPSPVVFNPLPEDDPRKRKPDITLAGSRLGWRPVVSFDRGAALTIEYFKALDSAR is encoded by the coding sequence TTGAGAGCCCTCGTTGCCGGCGCCGCCGGCTTCCTCGGGTCCCACCTGTGCGATCGGCTGCGCCGTGATCGCGTCGAGGTGATCGGCGTCGACAACTTCTACACCGGCCGGCGCGAAAACCTCGCCCACCTGGTGCGGGATCCGGGCTTCAGCTTCTTCGACCACGACGTGACGCTGCCGCTCGAGGCGGCGGAGGTGCCGGGCCCGCTCGACTTCATCTTCAACTTGGCCTGTCCCGGTTCGCCTTTCGCCTTCCAGCGCGATCCCGTGTTCACCCTCGACACCAACTACCTCGGCACCAGGCATCTGCTCGAGCTGGCGCTCGCGAAGAACGCCGTCGTGCTGCAGGCCTCCACCAGCGAGATCTACGGCGACCCCACCATCCATCCGCAGGACGAGGGCTACTGGGGCAACGTCAACTGCTTCGGCCCGCGGGCCTGCTACGACGAGGGCAAGCGGGTCGCCGAGACGCTGATGCTCGAGTATGCACGCGCCTTCGGCGCCCGCATCAAGGTCGTCCGCATCTTCAACACGTACGGTCCCCGAATGGACCCCGACGACGGACGGATCGTCTCGCAGTTCATCGTGCAGGCGCTGCGCGGCCAGCCGATCACCGTTTTCGGGGACGGCAGCCAGACCCGAACCTTCTGCTATGTCGAGGATTTGATCGACGGGCTGGTGAAGATGGCGAAAAGCGATTCCTCGTTCACCGGTCCCGTCAATCTCGGTGGCCTGGCAGAGCTGACCGTACTGGAGACCGCACGCATGATCAAGGATATGACCGGGTCGCCATCTCCCGTCGTGTTCAACCCGCTGCCGGAGGACGACCCGAGGAAGCGCAAGCCGGACATCACCCTCGCCGGGTCCAGGCTCGGGTGGCGACCGGTGGTGTCGTTCGATCGAGGGGCCGCGCTCACGATCGAGTATTTCAAGGCTCTCGACTCCGCGCGATAA
- a CDS encoding class I SAM-dependent methyltransferase produces MPEADAERDRTPFAPTQGRQKLGHRIGATIKTKLRLSLMKAGRRVTSNRLANLRSVLSYLEIGHWLAHDFSYLTVDVVPDDFAVFDLARSKVTGQRPLYLEFGVFEGRSMRWWSQHLPHPDGRLIGFDSFEGLPQDWRPGHAAGHFDVGGQPPKIDDPRVSFVVGWFDESLQTFEVPEHDQLIINVDCDVYSSAATVLSWAEPHLKAGTLIYFDEFPDRDHEMRAFQELMSRSPREFRPLATARGHHWLFEVVK; encoded by the coding sequence GTGCCTGAAGCGGATGCCGAGCGCGATCGGACGCCATTTGCGCCGACCCAAGGGCGACAAAAGCTGGGTCACCGCATCGGTGCCACGATAAAGACGAAATTGCGGCTATCACTGATGAAGGCCGGCCGCCGGGTAACGTCTAATCGGCTGGCCAATCTGCGCTCGGTTCTCAGCTACCTCGAGATCGGCCATTGGCTGGCACACGACTTTTCGTATCTGACGGTGGACGTCGTTCCCGACGATTTCGCGGTGTTCGACCTGGCGCGGTCGAAGGTCACCGGCCAACGGCCCCTGTACCTCGAATTCGGCGTGTTCGAAGGCCGTTCGATGCGCTGGTGGTCGCAGCACCTCCCGCACCCCGACGGCAGGCTGATCGGCTTCGACAGCTTCGAAGGCCTGCCACAGGACTGGCGGCCCGGCCACGCGGCGGGTCACTTCGACGTCGGCGGCCAACCACCGAAAATCGACGACCCCCGCGTCTCGTTCGTCGTCGGCTGGTTCGACGAGAGCCTGCAGACCTTCGAGGTCCCCGAGCACGACCAGCTGATCATCAACGTTGACTGCGACGTGTACTCCAGTGCCGCCACGGTGCTGAGTTGGGCCGAGCCGCATCTCAAAGCGGGCACGCTGATTTACTTCGACGAGTTTCCCGACCGCGATCACGAGATGCGCGCCTTCCAGGAACTCATGAGCCGTTCGCCACGGGAGTTTCGGCCGCTGGCCACCGCACGCGGTCACCACTGGCTGTTCGAAGTCGTCAAGTGA
- a CDS encoding GMC oxidoreductase, whose protein sequence is MIRRPAQFAPNTTIRTDVVVVGAGPIGIAIALQLAEAGVEVALIESGLERADRGAQDLASFDSRQDDYFHSRSELMVRRQVGGTSALWGGRCVKFDAIDFEDRPISAQSPWPIRYEDVEPYLQRACDWAGCGHAVFNARDVPEVAQRDMVAGLPDEQVRTTDLERWSLPTRFGREYRDALRNTPRLTVWIGLTCTEVVTTEAGDAVDHLIVKTLEGRQGSIVATDYVLATGGLEATRLLLASDRHHRDGLGNAGGHLGHWYMSHVEGRVARVHFTTDDVIYEHERDREGVYIRRRFTFSPQLQRDLEMPNAAVWMVNPPISDPAHGSGILSGVYLTLISPLGRFLLAAAIREAHTKTAGPPRIAAHLRNIVRDLFGSIRFAVRFSYARFLRKGRKAPGFFVKGSGNRYLLHYHGEHLPHWESRVELTEERDSLGMRKLRTHMYFSDADYESVRTAIDLIDEHLRRHGAGYVEWLAGDVIGSVHGFMQGYAGFHQAGTTRMSATADGGVVDPQLQVHGVRGLYVASTSVLPTSSQANPTLLGIALGVRLADRLIDARSSTPGQLK, encoded by the coding sequence GTGATTCGCCGGCCGGCGCAGTTCGCCCCGAACACGACGATCCGGACCGATGTCGTGGTTGTCGGGGCCGGCCCGATCGGCATCGCCATCGCGTTGCAGCTCGCGGAGGCGGGCGTGGAAGTGGCGCTCATCGAAAGCGGTTTGGAGCGTGCGGATCGCGGCGCGCAGGACCTGGCGTCGTTCGATTCGCGGCAGGACGACTACTTTCATTCGCGCAGTGAGCTGATGGTCCGTCGGCAGGTGGGCGGGACCTCGGCGCTGTGGGGCGGCCGTTGTGTCAAATTCGACGCCATCGATTTCGAGGACCGGCCCATCAGCGCGCAGTCACCCTGGCCGATCCGGTACGAGGATGTCGAGCCCTATCTGCAGCGGGCCTGCGATTGGGCGGGTTGCGGCCACGCGGTATTCAACGCGCGGGACGTCCCGGAGGTGGCGCAGCGGGACATGGTCGCGGGGCTGCCCGATGAGCAGGTGCGCACCACAGATCTGGAACGTTGGTCCCTGCCAACGCGTTTCGGGCGCGAGTACCGGGACGCGCTGCGCAACACCCCGCGGCTGACCGTGTGGATTGGCCTCACCTGCACCGAGGTCGTGACCACCGAAGCCGGTGATGCCGTGGACCACCTCATCGTGAAGACGCTCGAGGGGCGGCAGGGCAGCATCGTCGCGACGGACTACGTTCTGGCGACCGGCGGGTTGGAGGCGACCCGGCTGCTGCTCGCCTCGGATCGCCATCATCGCGACGGGCTGGGCAACGCCGGCGGCCACCTGGGGCACTGGTACATGTCCCACGTCGAGGGCCGGGTTGCACGCGTGCACTTCACCACCGACGACGTCATCTACGAACACGAGCGTGACCGCGAGGGCGTCTATATCCGCCGCCGCTTCACGTTCAGTCCGCAGTTGCAACGCGACCTGGAGATGCCGAATGCGGCTGTCTGGATGGTGAATCCGCCGATCAGCGATCCCGCGCACGGGAGCGGGATCCTGTCGGGCGTCTACCTGACCTTGATCTCTCCGCTGGGACGTTTCCTGCTCGCGGCGGCCATTCGCGAGGCTCACACCAAGACCGCGGGCCCGCCGCGGATCGCCGCGCATCTGCGCAACATCGTCCGGGACCTGTTCGGATCGATCCGCTTCGCGGTCCGGTTCTCCTATGCCCGGTTTTTGCGCAAGGGCCGCAAGGCGCCGGGCTTTTTCGTGAAGGGGTCGGGCAATCGCTATCTACTGCACTATCACGGCGAGCACCTTCCGCACTGGGAGAGCCGGGTCGAGCTGACCGAAGAGCGCGATAGCCTCGGGATGCGAAAGCTACGCACCCACATGTACTTTTCGGACGCCGACTACGAGAGTGTGCGCACGGCCATCGATCTCATCGACGAACACCTCCGCCGCCACGGTGCCGGGTACGTGGAATGGCTCGCCGGCGATGTCATAGGTTCGGTCCACGGTTTCATGCAGGGTTATGCCGGCTTTCATCAGGCCGGGACCACTCGCATGTCCGCGACCGCGGACGGCGGCGTCGTGGACCCGCAGCTTCAGGTGCACGGCGTGCGCGGCCTGTATGTCGCCAGCACCTCTGTGCTGCCGACGTCGAGTCAGGCCAACCCCACGCTGCTCGGTATCGCCCTGGGCGTGCGGCTTGCCGATCGGCTGATCGACGCCCGGTCATCGACGCCCGGTCAATTGAAATGA